DNA sequence from the Gammaproteobacteria bacterium genome:
TACAGGTCGTTCGACAAACGATTAAATGGCAGCGAGATATTGAGATTGGTCTGCCAGATTGCGCTACGGCCGCGCAGGTTGAGCCGCGGCGTCAGCCTGAGCCCCTCTACTTCTTCCACCCTCGTGCCACTGCCCATGACGATATTGCTGTCGTAATAGACCTCGGACACAACACTGGGCTGTGCCGACCACTCCGCTGCAGAAGCAGGGATGGCGGCCAGAACCAGCAATGCCGGCAGAACGGTTTTACGGAACGATAACGACATCGCCACTCTTTAAAATGATGTTGTTTTGCAGGTTACGGCCATCTTCCACATCGGAATAACGGAAATTGATGGCACGCTGGCGCCCGTCTGCATCGCGGCGCAGCACCTTGATCTTGTTGCCAGCAGCAAACTGGTTCAGCCCGCCGGCCATTGCCAGCGCCTGCATGACATCAATCGAGCTGGTTGCGGTGAATTCGCCGGGCCGCAGCACTTTGCCGAGCACATAAATCTTGTTACCCGCGACGTTGATGATCGCCACTGTTGCCTCTGCGTCCGGAATGTATTGCTCCAGGCGCTCGACGAGTTCCGCCTGTACATCTTCCGGTGTGCGGCCGGCTGCACTCACATGTCCGACCAGTGGAAAATTGATTTTGCCGTCGGGACGCACCAGGACTTCGCGACTCAACTCCGGTTCGCGCCAGATTGATACCTGCAGGATGTCGCCGGCGTTGAGGCCATAGCCATCGCTGTTATCTTGTGCAGCCGCAGCGCCGCTGAAAAACAGCAACAACAAAGCAACCGGCGTAATAAGTGTCCTCATGGACCAAGCTCCTAACGTCAGATTCAGGGTGGACAGGGGAACGCTCCAGCGTACAGAGATTGACCATCTCACGCAATACTAAAAGCTGAAGAAAGCCCGCTTAAGTGCCCGAAAAATAACGGGTAAAGCGACCTCCTGTCCGTCGTCTGCTGCATCCGCCGTGGTTGCAGAAGACGCTTGTCCCGGTGACTGCCTGGCGCGCCGTACGCCGCGCAATCAACCCGACCTCAGTGATGCCTGTCCAGCGCCGGCCGACAGGCTGCAATCCCCCAGGATCGATGCCGCTGAAGTTGCATGTTTCGGGCCAGATTGACTGTGCCATATATGTATCAGGCACTTAGCTGAAGGGGCCTGGTACCCACTTTGGCCGTCTGTAAAAAATCCCGACGGATCATTGCCTTGCGTGCGACATAAGCGGTCATGCTATGTCATGTCGCCTGCTCCGCACGGGCGTGGCACCCGCTGCCGGGTCTTGCCTGACCTGGTACGAACAAGCAGATGCGCATTCGCGGCCAATGTCGGTCGACCAGCAGGCCCGGCAAACCCCCTGCCTGGCATCCACAGCTGGCCGACGTTGATAGTGGCTTGCACGCGACGCGCCGGAGTCGGAGAATCTCGCGTCCACGGAGAGGTGGCAGAGCGGTTGAATGCACTGGTCTTGAAAACCAGCAAGGGCTAGCGCCCTTCGAGGGTTCGAATCCCTCCCTCTCCGCCACTCTTGCATATGAAACGGGCCCATCTGCGGCCCGTGTCTTATGCAACAACGGAGAGATTCGGAGCCTCCAACTCTAGACAACCCGGGTTCGGGCCGAGGCCGGCCCGGGCCGGCCGCGACAACGCGGGAGCGCAGCGACCGCGGCCCTCTGGGGTCCGGCCCGGCAGAGCCGGGCGTTCGCGGGCAAAATCGACACGGTAGTTCGATTTTGCTCCCGCTCACCCCTCCCTCTGCGCCACTTTCCGCAACAACGTTACCCGGCTTTTATTGTCATAAGCGCCCCGATACACTGCGCGCGTGCACATTCGACTGAGCGCCGGTCCGGTTACAGTGCTGCTATCGTTAATGATGGCACTCGCTGTGTCTGCAGTGTTTGCTGCACAGACTTTCGATCCCGACCTCGCTCAGACTGAACTCGATGCGCTGAGCGACAGCCTCAGCGAAGACAGCGCGTCGATCCAGTCGATCCACGCCACCCAGCAACGTACTGCGGCGATCCGCACCCAGGCACTCAACTGCGCACGCAACGGCGAAGAACTGGTCGAGCAACTGCGCACCGACCTGCTGCTGCTGGGCGAAGCGACCGCAGAGGACCCGGCCGAAATTCTCGAGCAGCGGGCCTCGTACGAGGTAGAAATCAGGCGATCTGAAGCACGCGCTGGCGCGTGTCGACTGATGCTCCTGCGCACTGAACAGATACTCGACCGCGCCGCCACACTGCAGGCACAGCTGAACACGCAACGCCTGACCGAGCCCGGCATGAACGGACTGAGTGCGGTCGCGCGACTATTACGTGACCCGGCACCAACGCTTGCGACGCTGAAGGCAAAAGTCTCCGCTGACCCGCGCCTGCGCGGCATCAGCAGCGCCCGCTGGCTGTTGGTTGCACTGATTTCTGTTGCCGCCGGAATCACCGGCTGGTTGTTGCGTCGCGCATTGCTGGACTGGTGTGATCGCCAGCGCGGCCGGGCCGGCAAGCCGACCGTACCGGTCACGCTGGTTCGCCGCGTGAGTGAAAACGCGCCCCTGCTGCTGGGCGGCGCCGTCGCCAGCGTTTCTCTGGCAGTGTTCGCCAGCGCACCACGCGGGGACTCGCTACTTTTCCGGCTTGCCGTGGCCGTGTTGCTCTACGCGCTCGGGCGGTCGTTGATCAACTGGATAACAGGATCGTTCTCGCCCGGCACCAGCCTGTTGAGCAAAGGCGACTATGGCGACAGCGCACGCACGCGGCTGCATGCCCTGCTCGCCGGCGTAGTCGCTGGCTGGCTGGCCTTCGGGCCGGACTGGCTCACCGCGGTGCCCGCGCAATCCACATTTGCATTTCGCGCCGTGCTCACTGTCTACCTGGTGGCCGCCCTGCTCTGGGTGTTGCGCCTCAGCCGGGTGGTTCCAACGCTGCGCGGCCGGCTGGTATTTATCCGCGTGTCGCTGGTGCTCTCAGCCGTCGTTGCCATCGGTGCGGAACTGGCGGGATTCCGAAACCTGTCCAATTTTCTGTTGCTCGGTATCCTGAGCACTTTGTTCTTCGGCTTTCTGCTGTGGACCGTGACGTGGGCGATGCGTCAGGGCATCCAGGGTGTTGTGTCAGGCACTAATACTGCCAGCTACCGCATCCGCTCATGGCTGGGCATGCGTCAGGAAGAACGCAGCGCCGAGCTTGGCTGGCTGTACATGGTTATCACGATCGCACTATGGATCGGCTTTTTCTCGCTGCTGATTTGGACCTGGGACCCGACCGGCAACGCGATCCCTTACCTGCGTGAAGTTACGCTGCTGGGAATCGAAGTCGGCGGCAACAAGATTGTGCCGAAGAACATCTTCATCGGTGTCACCGCTTTCGGCATTATCATCGCGCTGACTGCCTGGCTGAAAGCGCGTCTCAACCGGCGCTGGCTGCGTGACATGGGCATGGAGCGGCATGCGCGCGAAGCGCTGGTAACGGTAACCGGCTATACCGGTTTTGCTGTGGCCGTGCTCACCGGACTGACGCTGGCCGGCGTGAGCCTGGCCGGCATGGCGCTTGTGTTCGGTGCGCTCGGCGTCGGTATTGGTTTCGGGTTGCAGAATATCGTCAACAATTTTGTGTCCGGGCTGATACTCCTGTTCGAACGCCCGATCAAGCCGGGCGACTTTGTCACCGTCGGTGCGGTTGAAGGCCTGGTAAAAGAAGTGCGTACGCGGGCCACGGAGATCGAAACCCTGGATCGGCAAAACGTACTGGTACCCAATTCCGAACTGGTATCCAACCAGGTTACCAACTGGGTGCTGCGCGACCCTCACGGCCGGCTGACATTGAAAGTAGGCGTAGCCTACGGCAGCGATACCGCCAAGGTCAGCGAAATACTGCTGGACATTGCCAACAACCATCCGGATGTCGTCAAGTCAGGGCGCACACCGGCGCCGCGCGCCCTGTTTATGGGCTTTGGCGACAGCTCGCTCGATTTTGAGCTACGACTCTGGATACGCCAGATCGAAAAGCGTTTCACCGTAACCAGCGAACTCAACCTCGCAATTGACGCAGCATTCCGCGAGCACGGAATCGTAATCCCGTTTCCGCAGCGTGACGTGCATATTTACGAAAAGCCGCGGACCAGCAGCGGCGACAGCCCGGCTGAGACAGAACCAGAGCCAGAAGACTAACCGGCGTCGAGCACTTCAGTTCCGGCCATGTAGGGTTGCAATACGGCCGGCACCCTCACCGAGCCATCTTCCTGCTGGTAGTTTTCCAGGATTGCCACCAGCGCACGACCTATAGCGACACCCGAACCGTTTAGCGTATGGACCAGCTCGGGTTTGCCGCTGTCAGGATTGCGCCAGCGTGCCTGCATCCGGCGCGCCTGGAAATCAGTGCAGTTGCTGCACGAGGAAATCTCCCGATAGCGCTGCTGCCCGGGCAGCCATACTTCAAGATCGAAAGTTTTCGCTGCGCCGAAGCCAATATCGCCAGTGCACAGTGCCACGACGCGATACGGCAACTCCAGCTGCTGCAGCACTGTCTCGGCGTGGCCGGTCAGCTCCTCCAGCGCCGCAGCGGAGTCCGCCGGGCGCACAATCTGCACCAGTTCGACTTTTTCGAACTGGTGCTGACGAATCATGCCGCGCGTATCACGGCCATAGGAACCGGCTTCGGAGCGGAAACATGGCGTGTGTGCGGTCATTCGCATTGGCAGCTGGTCGGCGTCAAGAATCTCGCCGGCTGCCATATTAGTCAGCGGCACTTCTGCCGTCGGTATCAGATACAGGCCTGGATCGCCAGCCATGCGAAACAGATCGGCCTCGAATTTTGGTAGTTGCCCGGTGCCGGTAAGGGCCGGTGCGCCAACCAGGTACGGCACGTATGCCTCCGTATAACCATGCTGCGCGGTATGCAGGTCGAGCATGAACTGGATCAGCGCACGATGCATCCGCGCCAGGCCTCCACGCAATACGGCAAACCGCGAACCAGACAGTTTTGCCGCAGCTGCAAAGTCCATGCCCAGCGCTTCGCCAACATCGACATGATCATGCGGCGTGAATCCGAACTCTGTCGGTTCGCCCCAGCGCCTGATCTCGACATTGTCACTTTCGTCCGCGCCCTGCGGCACCTCATCGTCCAGCAGGTTGGGCAAGCCCATGAGCAGCTCGTCCAGCTGCGTCTGTACCGAATCCAGCGAGAGTTGCGCCGTCTCGAGCCGCTCACCCAGCGACCTGACATCATCAAGCAGCGGCTGGATGTCTTCGCCCTGCGCCTTTGCCTTGCCGATCGCCTTCGAACGCGTATTGCGCTCGTTACGCAACTCTTCCACTTTCACCTGGACGTTTTTGCGCTCGTTTTCGAGTTGGTTGTAGGCGTCAATATCGAGCGTCACGCCGCGCCGTCGCAGGTTTGCGGCGACAGACTCTATATCGGTACGCAGAAGTCTGGGATCGAGCATGATGTTCCTGTCAGGCCAGCTGCCGGGCCGCAATAGTACCCAGCCAGGCCATGGCAATACACACCACGACACTTGTAATGACATTAGCAGCCGTTTTCAGCCATGCGCCCTGCTGCATCAGGTTTAGAGTCTCAATGGAAAACGCCGAAAACGTAGTGAATCCACCCAGGCAGCCCACCAGCAGGAATGCGCGCCACAGGGGCCCGGCATTCAGCCGGTCAAACAGCCACACATACAGAAAGCCCATCAGCAGACTGCCGATGACATTGACGGTGAGGGTGCCAAACGGAAAGCCGCGTCCCAGGACCGCGTGCACGCCAGTGTAAAGCCAGTAACGACTCACCGCGCCCAGCGCGCCGCCCGCGGCAACCGCAAGTGTAACGTTCAGCGCCGTCTCCCTGTTGCCAGCCGCGGATGATACCGCTTTATTATGCACCGGGCCCGGGCAGCCGGTTTTCGACCCGGCGGCACCAGTCGCGCAGCACGGTTTGCACCAGCAACAACCCGGCGATTACGCCGGCAATATTGGCTGCGATGTCCTTGAGATCGAAAGTGCGAAATATACTGGCCGCCTGTGCCACTTCAATGGCAATGCCCACTATCACAATGCCGGTGGCAATCAGCAGGTGGTGGCGCGCCGGGTAGATACCGCCGAACCACAACATCAGAACCATGTACTGCAGGGTATGAGCAGCCCAGGCCACCCCTTCCGGCATGGCTGGTGGCGTCGGAACCAGTCCGAGCACCACGATGACGAGCAGCTGCAGCCAGCCCAGGATGAGCCAGCCAAGGCGATAACGCAGTGCAGGTGCGCTCAGGGGTTAAAGCCTCCGGCCTGGATTACATCGACACCTGGCGGCGGGATGAACACGAACAGAGCATCTTCTACCGGGCTGTTCTGTTCGATACTGCTGAACTCGATACGTGTGGTTTGCCCGAGCTGGTCGTCGAGCTCCATCGCGACCAGGGCCGCGCCGGCAAACCCGAGGCGCACGCTGCGAAAATCCCGCTGCTTCTGCTTCGGTGCCAGCTCCACCCATTCTGTCGCGCCGCTGTGCCAGGTGCGGACAGTCTCGAACGCGTCAGCCGCTGTACCGTCGCCGGCCAGCAGTGCTGCCGGGTTGCCAGCCAGTGTTTTGTCCTGTGATGCCACCGTCGCGTTCTCCAGGGCGACGTCGTAAGACCAGATCTGCTTGCCGTCACCGAGCACCAGCAATTCGTCGGGACTGGTGTAGTGCCAGCGGAACCGTCCCGGCCGTTTTATTGCCATCGTGCCCTCACTCTCCGACAGCACCTTCCCCTGTGCATCTGTCAGCACCTGGCTGAACTGGCCATTCAGCGTGCGGGTGGCGTCGAGAAACTGCTCGATCCTGGACGGATCGGCGTGCGCTGTGGCGCCAAGCAGCACCAGCAGTACGACCGGTAACCCGGATTTTTGTGGCAACAAACTCATTGAAACTCCGTCAGTCTTGCGGCGGTGGCGGCGCGAGCACCTCGCGCGCGCCGTTCGACTGCAGCGGCCCGACCAGGCCGGCAAGTTCCATCTGCTCGACCATCCGGGCAGCACGGTTGTAACCAATCTTCAAGCGCCGCTGCACCCCTGAGATGGAGGCCTTGCGGGTTTCGGCCACAACGCGTACGGCGTCGTCATAAAGCGGGTCCTGCTCCGCATCGTCCACGCCGGATTGCGCCGATTCGCGCAGTCCTGGTATTGGACCAGCCGGGCCCGACAAAATTTCATCGATATAAGAAGGTTCCTCACCCTTGAGATCGCGCACGACAGAATGAACTTCCTCGTCGCTGACAAATGCACCGTGCACCCGGTCTGGCAGCGAGGTGCCGGGGGGCAGGTACAGCATGTCACCATGACCGAGCAGATGCTCGGCGCCGATCTGATCGAGTATCGTGCGCGAATCGACCCGCGACGACACCTGGAATGCAATCCGTGCCGGGATATTGGCCTTGATCAGGCCGGTAATAACGTCAACCGAGGGACGCTGCGTCGCCAGGATAAGGTGTATCCCGGAGGCACGTGCTTTCTGTGCCAGCCGTGCAATGAGCTCTTCGACCTTTTTGCCGACAAGCATCATCATGTCGGCCAGTTCGTCGATGATGACGACAATAAAAGGCAGAGGCGTCAGCGGCTGCGCAATACCCTCCCGGGTATCGTCAGGCTGGAACAGCGGGTCAAGAATCGGCTCACCCGCTTCTATTGCATCGCGCACCTTGCGGTTATAGCCGGCGATGTTGCGCACGCCCAGCGCCGACATCAACTGGTAGCGTCGCTCCATTTCCGCCACACACCAGCGCAACGCATTGGCAGCCTCTTTCATATCGGTCACGACCGGGGCCAGCAGGTGCGGTATCCCTTCGTAAACCGACAACTCCAGCATCTTCGGATCGATCATTATCAGCCGTACATGCTCGGCACTGGACTTGTAAAGCAGGCTGAGAACCATGGCATTGATCGCCACAGATTTACCGGAGCCGGTGGTGCCCGCAATCAGCAGGTGCGGCATGCGTGCCAGGTCGGCAACGACAGCCTGGCCGCCGATGTCTTTACCCAGCGCTACCGATAACGGCGAACGCATTTTGTCATAGGTTTCCGAACGCAGAATTTCGCCCAGCGTGACCAGCTCGCGGGTCTGGTTGGGAATCTCCAGACCGATGACCGGTTTGCCCGGGATGATCTCGACTACCCGCACGCTGATGACGGACAGTGCGCGGGCGAGGTCTTTAGCCAGCCCGGAAACCTTCGCAACTTTTATTCCCGCTGCCAGCTTGAGCTCGAAACGCGTCACTATGGGCCCCGGATGAACCGAAACCACTTCGACCTCAATGCCGAAATCCATCAGCTTGAGCTCGACCAGCCGGGACATGGCTTCAAGTGACTCCTCG
Encoded proteins:
- the serS gene encoding serine--tRNA ligase; amino-acid sequence: MLDPRLLRTDIESVAANLRRRGVTLDIDAYNQLENERKNVQVKVEELRNERNTRSKAIGKAKAQGEDIQPLLDDVRSLGERLETAQLSLDSVQTQLDELLMGLPNLLDDEVPQGADESDNVEIRRWGEPTEFGFTPHDHVDVGEALGMDFAAAAKLSGSRFAVLRGGLARMHRALIQFMLDLHTAQHGYTEAYVPYLVGAPALTGTGQLPKFEADLFRMAGDPGLYLIPTAEVPLTNMAAGEILDADQLPMRMTAHTPCFRSEAGSYGRDTRGMIRQHQFEKVELVQIVRPADSAAALEELTGHAETVLQQLELPYRVVALCTGDIGFGAAKTFDLEVWLPGQQRYREISSCSNCTDFQARRMQARWRNPDSGKPELVHTLNGSGVAIGRALVAILENYQQEDGSVRVPAVLQPYMAGTEVLDAG
- the lolA gene encoding outer membrane lipoprotein chaperone LolA codes for the protein MSLLPQKSGLPVVLLVLLGATAHADPSRIEQFLDATRTLNGQFSQVLTDAQGKVLSESEGTMAIKRPGRFRWHYTSPDELLVLGDGKQIWSYDVALENATVASQDKTLAGNPAALLAGDGTAADAFETVRTWHSGATEWVELAPKQKQRDFRSVRLGFAGAALVAMELDDQLGQTTRIEFSSIEQNSPVEDALFVFIPPPGVDVIQAGGFNP
- a CDS encoding cell division protein FtsK, which gives rise to MVRALRESAFWLCGAIALLVFTALFTYNPADPGFSFTGEAGSVSNAIGPVGAWLADLLFMLFGKPSYLFPFMIAAAGWFIFRAQGGEGLAAPVVTVRTLGFVATLAASAALATLHFAAPDLPSSAGGILGELFGLGLASGLSFLGATLFLIALWLTGISLFLDISWFAVMDVTGRAVLRGAERLHNWLEQLRQRRASEKVRVARLESVREKSREVSQRPAPRIEPVFAPPPPSERVERERQVALFERSSNHELPALSLLSDPPETVGSYSEESLEAMSRLVELKLMDFGIEVEVVSVHPGPIVTRFELKLAAGIKVAKVSGLAKDLARALSVISVRVVEIIPGKPVIGLEIPNQTRELVTLGEILRSETYDKMRSPLSVALGKDIGGQAVVADLARMPHLLIAGTTGSGKSVAINAMVLSLLYKSSAEHVRLIMIDPKMLELSVYEGIPHLLAPVVTDMKEAANALRWCVAEMERRYQLMSALGVRNIAGYNRKVRDAIEAGEPILDPLFQPDDTREGIAQPLTPLPFIVVIIDELADMMMLVGKKVEELIARLAQKARASGIHLILATQRPSVDVITGLIKANIPARIAFQVSSRVDSRTILDQIGAEHLLGHGDMLYLPPGTSLPDRVHGAFVSDEEVHSVVRDLKGEEPSYIDEILSGPAGPIPGLRESAQSGVDDAEQDPLYDDAVRVVAETRKASISGVQRRLKIGYNRAARMVEQMELAGLVGPLQSNGAREVLAPPPPQD
- a CDS encoding mechanosensitive ion channel family protein, whose amino-acid sequence is MMALAVSAVFAAQTFDPDLAQTELDALSDSLSEDSASIQSIHATQQRTAAIRTQALNCARNGEELVEQLRTDLLLLGEATAEDPAEILEQRASYEVEIRRSEARAGACRLMLLRTEQILDRAATLQAQLNTQRLTEPGMNGLSAVARLLRDPAPTLATLKAKVSADPRLRGISSARWLLVALISVAAGITGWLLRRALLDWCDRQRGRAGKPTVPVTLVRRVSENAPLLLGGAVASVSLAVFASAPRGDSLLFRLAVAVLLYALGRSLINWITGSFSPGTSLLSKGDYGDSARTRLHALLAGVVAGWLAFGPDWLTAVPAQSTFAFRAVLTVYLVAALLWVLRLSRVVPTLRGRLVFIRVSLVLSAVVAIGAELAGFRNLSNFLLLGILSTLFFGFLLWTVTWAMRQGIQGVVSGTNTASYRIRSWLGMRQEERSAELGWLYMVITIALWIGFFSLLIWTWDPTGNAIPYLREVTLLGIEVGGNKIVPKNIFIGVTAFGIIIALTAWLKARLNRRWLRDMGMERHAREALVTVTGYTGFAVAVLTGLTLAGVSLAGMALVFGALGVGIGFGLQNIVNNFVSGLILLFERPIKPGDFVTVGAVEGLVKEVRTRATEIETLDRQNVLVPNSELVSNQVTNWVLRDPHGRLTLKVGVAYGSDTAKVSEILLDIANNHPDVVKSGRTPAPRALFMGFGDSSLDFELRLWIRQIEKRFTVTSELNLAIDAAFREHGIVIPFPQRDVHIYEKPRTSSGDSPAETEPEPED
- the crcB gene encoding fluoride efflux transporter CrcB; amino-acid sequence: MNVTLAVAAGGALGAVSRYWLYTGVHAVLGRGFPFGTLTVNVIGSLLMGFLYVWLFDRLNAGPLWRAFLLVGCLGGFTTFSAFSIETLNLMQQGAWLKTAANVITSVVVCIAMAWLGTIAARQLA
- a CDS encoding polysaccharide export protein, producing MRTLITPVALLLLFFSGAAAAQDNSDGYGLNAGDILQVSIWREPELSREVLVRPDGKINFPLVGHVSAAGRTPEDVQAELVERLEQYIPDAEATVAIINVAGNKIYVLGKVLRPGEFTATSSIDVMQALAMAGGLNQFAAGNKIKVLRRDADGRQRAINFRYSDVEDGRNLQNNIILKSGDVVIVP
- a CDS encoding VanZ family protein yields the protein MVLGLVPTPPAMPEGVAWAAHTLQYMVLMLWFGGIYPARHHLLIATGIVIVGIAIEVAQAASIFRTFDLKDIAANIAGVIAGLLLVQTVLRDWCRRVENRLPGPGA